The segment GATTCCAGTTGTCTGGCTACGGCTACGGCAGGATAGATATGTCCTCCTGTGCCGCCGCCGCTAAGTACAATACGCATGTCTTTCACCTCGCATAACGGGATAAATTAAGCAGAATGCCAAGAGCTGTGAGCATCAGGGTGAGCGATGAGCCGCCATAGCTGATGAGCGGAAGCGTGATGCCGGTTACCGGAATCAGGCCAATTACCACACCGATGTTGATGACGACCTGAACCGCCACCATACAGACGATTCCTACGGCAAGATAGCTGCCGAAGCGGTCCGGCAGGCTCATGGCTACCTTCATTCCGCGCCAGATCAGCAGCAGGAACAGCAGCAGCACGGCCAGCCCTCCGATGAATCCCAGCTCCTCGGCCAATATAGAGAAAATAAAATCAGTCTGCGGCTCCGGGACATAGCTGTATTTTTGCCGGCTCATCCCGAAGCCCAGTCCGCCCAGCCCGCCGGGACCCACCGCGTAGAGCGACTGAATGATCTGATAACCCGCGCCCAGCGGATCGGACCACGGGTCCAGGAAGGCGGTGATCCGCTGCAGCCGGTAAGGCGCAGCGGCAATGAGTCCGGCGAACCCGGCCAGCCCCAGCGCACCGAGGGAGAGCAGATGCTTCATCCGCGCCCCCGCTGTGAAGACCATCATCATGGCCGCGCCGAACATGACAGTGCCTGTGCCGAGATCCGGCTGAAGCATAATAAGTGCAAACGCGGAGCCGATCAGCGCAAGCGGCGGAAGCAGCCCGCGCATGAAGCTGGAGATGTCATACTCCTCGGTTCCCAGCCACTTGGCCAGGAAGAGGATCATCCCCATTTTCATGAATTCCGAGGGCTGAATGCCGAAGGAGCTGATGCCGAGCCAGCTGCGCGCACCTCCGCGAACCACGCCGATGCCGGGAATCAGCACCAGCACCAGCAGGGCGAAGCACACCAGCAGGAGCGGCCGGGCGAACCTTTTCAGCACCAGATAATCGGTGTTCGCCGTAATGAACATCGCGATGAGGCCCAGGCCTGCGAACAGCATCTGTCTTTTGACAAAATAAAACGAATCGCCATAATTGCGGAAGCCCAGAACGGACCCGGCACTGTATACCATTACCATACCGATAGCCAATAAAGCCAGTATCGGAAGCAGCAGCCAGATATCGGGCGCATGACGGGATTTGTTCATCAGGAGCACACCTCTTGCATCCGTAGTAGGGGCTTATCCACCCCCCTACTTAAAGGTTATGCACCGCCTCTTTAAAAATACGCCCGCGCTCCTCATAGGAGGTAAACATATCCCAGCTGGCACAGGCAGGGGACAGAAGAACTACATCCCCCGCTTCCGCCAGGGCGGAAGCCTCCCGCACAGCCTGCTCCAGCACGGCAGCGGCACTCTCCCCATTATCGACGGAGATGACCGTCTTTACTCCTGCCAGCCGGGCTACAGCCGCCAGCTTGTCCCGGGTCTGTCCAAGCGCCACCAGGGCTTTGACATTCTCTCCGAGGACAGGCAGCAGCTCCATATAATCCGAGCCGCGGTCCAGGCCCCCTGCGATCAGAATGACCGGCTTCCGGAAGGAGGCCAGCGCCATGGAGGTAGCTTTGGAATTGGTAGCCTTGGAATTGTTATAATAGGCGGCCCCTGCCTTGTCTGTTACATACTCCAGCCTGTGCTCCACCCCGCGGAAGGAAGCCAGCACCGGACCCAGCACCGCCGGGTCCGCTCCTGCGGCAATGGCAATGCCGCAGGCAGCCAGCGCATTCCCCACATTGAAACGGCCGGGAAGTCCGATAGAATCAACATCGGCTATTTCGGTCTCGCTCCCGGTGTAATCGCGGCAGATAATGACCCGCTTCAGCTCATCTGCCGTATCCGCCACGTAGGACGGGCGGACGAAGATGCCCTGCACCAGCTCCTCGTTCATGGAGAAGGGCAGAATGCCCGCCTTCAGATAGGGTACGAGCTCGCGGCAGACCGGATCATCCCAGTTCAGCACAGCGGTATCCTCCGGTCCCTGATTGGCGAACAGCTTCGACTTGGAGGCTACATAATCCTCCATGCCTCCATGGTAGTCCAGGTGGGTCTCCGCCACATTCAGCAAGGCAGCGATTCTGGGCCGGAATGCTTCGGTGCCCTTCAGCTGGAAGCTGCTTAGCTCGACCACCATCCAGTTGTCCGCGTCAGCCTCCTGTGCGGCCTGAGAGAGCGGCGTTCCTATGTTCCCGGCCACAATGGGGCGCATCCCCGCTGCCTCCAGCATATGGCCCACCCAGGTCGTTGTAGTGGTCTTGCCGTTGGAACCGGTGATGCCGATCATCGGGGCAGCGCAGAGATGATAAGCTACCTCCACCTCGGTCACCACCTCAATCCCCAGCTCCAGCGCCTGCTGCACCGGAGCGACCGAATACGGAATCCCCGGATTCTTGACAACCAGCTGCACACCCTCGTGGATCAGGCTCTCCGGATGCCCGCCGCATAGAACAGAAATTCCCAAAGATTCCAGTTCGGAAGCTTCGGGACTCTGATCTCTTTCCTTTTTATCATTGACCGTCACCACAGCGCCGTGTTCATGCAGCACCTTGGCCACCTGAACGCCGCTTTTGGCGAGCCCCAGAACGACCACCTCTTGACCACGGTACAGATCCGGATGTTTCATTCGTTACAACCCCTTGATGAGATATAGTCCAGCTGCCGCCAGCACGAGGCTCACCGCCCAGAAGGAGACGACTACACGCCACTCCGACCAGCCGCCCAGCTCAAAGTGATGATGGATCGGGCTCATTCTGAATACCCGTTTGCCGCGCGTCTTAAACGAAGCGACCTGAATAATTACGGACAGCATTTCAACCACGAAGACTCCGCCAATCACCACAAAGAGCAGCTCGGTCTTGGTGACAATAGCAATCGCGCCTATTGCCCCGCCGATCCCGAAGGAGCCGAAATCGCCCATGAACACCTTGGCAGGATGGGCATTGAATACGAGAAAGCCAAGCACTGCGCCAATCATCGCAGCGGCACAGACACCAGCGGCAATCGAGGTTGCCTGCATGGCTACCACCGCGAAGGCAGCGAGCGCAATTGCGCTTACGCCTGACAGCAGACCATCCACACCGTCCGTGAAGTTAACGGCATTCGTGACCGCCATCATCATCAGCACAATGAACGGATAATAGAACCAGGGGCCCCAGTCGAAGCTGAAGGAGGTTCCCGGAACGCTGATATTCGTATGATGCCCGGAAGAGATCAGCAGAACACTGAGCACGACGCCGACCAGCAGCTGGCCCAGCAGCTTCTGGCGGGCCGTAAGCCCGAGGGAGCGCTTGAACACAATTTTGATATAATCATCTAGGAAACCAATGAGTCCATAGCCCAGCGTAGCAGCCAACAGTACATAGAAGTCGGAATTAATGACCGAGAATTTCAGAAAAGACAGCGTGAACGCGACCATGATAATTACGCCGCCCAT is part of the Paenibacillus sp. FSL M7-0420 genome and harbors:
- the spoVE gene encoding stage V sporulation protein E; translated protein: MNKSRHAPDIWLLLPILALLAIGMVMVYSAGSVLGFRNYGDSFYFVKRQMLFAGLGLIAMFITANTDYLVLKRFARPLLLVCFALLVLVLIPGIGVVRGGARSWLGISSFGIQPSEFMKMGMILFLAKWLGTEEYDISSFMRGLLPPLALIGSAFALIMLQPDLGTGTVMFGAAMMMVFTAGARMKHLLSLGALGLAGFAGLIAAAPYRLQRITAFLDPWSDPLGAGYQIIQSLYAVGPGGLGGLGFGMSRQKYSYVPEPQTDFIFSILAEELGFIGGLAVLLLFLLLIWRGMKVAMSLPDRFGSYLAVGIVCMVAVQVVINIGVVIGLIPVTGITLPLISYGGSSLTLMLTALGILLNLSRYAR
- the mraY gene encoding phospho-N-acetylmuramoyl-pentapeptide-transferase codes for the protein MDYQLLLLTIAVSFILAVIAAPLIIPLLRRLKLGQQVRDDGPQTHLKKAGTPTMGGVIIMVAFTLSFLKFSVINSDFYVLLAATLGYGLIGFLDDYIKIVFKRSLGLTARQKLLGQLLVGVVLSVLLISSGHHTNISVPGTSFSFDWGPWFYYPFIVLMMMAVTNAVNFTDGVDGLLSGVSAIALAAFAVVAMQATSIAAGVCAAAMIGAVLGFLVFNAHPAKVFMGDFGSFGIGGAIGAIAIVTKTELLFVVIGGVFVVEMLSVIIQVASFKTRGKRVFRMSPIHHHFELGGWSEWRVVVSFWAVSLVLAAAGLYLIKGL
- the murD gene encoding UDP-N-acetylmuramoyl-L-alanine--D-glutamate ligase encodes the protein MKHPDLYRGQEVVVLGLAKSGVQVAKVLHEHGAVVTVNDKKERDQSPEASELESLGISVLCGGHPESLIHEGVQLVVKNPGIPYSVAPVQQALELGIEVVTEVEVAYHLCAAPMIGITGSNGKTTTTTWVGHMLEAAGMRPIVAGNIGTPLSQAAQEADADNWMVVELSSFQLKGTEAFRPRIAALLNVAETHLDYHGGMEDYVASKSKLFANQGPEDTAVLNWDDPVCRELVPYLKAGILPFSMNEELVQGIFVRPSYVADTADELKRVIICRDYTGSETEIADVDSIGLPGRFNVGNALAACGIAIAAGADPAVLGPVLASFRGVEHRLEYVTDKAGAAYYNNSKATNSKATSMALASFRKPVILIAGGLDRGSDYMELLPVLGENVKALVALGQTRDKLAAVARLAGVKTVISVDNGESAAAVLEQAVREASALAEAGDVVLLSPACASWDMFTSYEERGRIFKEAVHNL